A single genomic interval of Lepidochelys kempii isolate rLepKem1 chromosome 13, rLepKem1.hap2, whole genome shotgun sequence harbors:
- the LOC140897227 gene encoding ribonuclease-like, translating to MEEADPHPVLSPSISPLTPLQVDPVTDMAMAPQGPCPLLFLILVLLATSLAQERSSTPNDQGDCKRLMQRRGLTCPTCKASNILIHAPFSQVQNICGCGGKHIYGNIYVSIAHFDITECQLTSSFQGRCRYRTTVLRSGIRVTCL from the exons ATGGAGGAGGCAGATCCCCACCCCGTGCTGTCTCCATCcatctcccccctcaccccactgcagGTCGATCCAGTGACAGACATGGCCATGGCTCCGCAGGGACCCTGCCCCTTGCTCTTCCTGATCCTCGTCCTGCTGGCCACCAGCCTGGCCCAGGAAAG GTCCAGCACCCCCAATGACCAGGGCGACTGCAAGCGCCTGATGCAGCGCCGCGGCCTGACCTGCCCCACCTGCAAAGCCAGCAACATCTTAATCCATGCCCCCTTCAGTCAAGTCCAAAACATCTGCGGCTGCGGAGGGAAACACATCTACGGAAACATCTATGTCAGTATCGCACACTTCGACATCACCGAGTGCCAGCTGACATCCTCATTCCAAGGGCGCTGTAGATACAGAACCACAGTCCTCAGAAGTGGGATCCGTGTGACCTGTCTCTAG
- the LOC140897035 gene encoding ribonuclease-like has translation MAQRGPHPTLLLVLLAACLALARGETLYEKFLRQHVDYPKTAAPDTRTYCNQMMQRRGMTSPVCKFTNTFIHASAASITTICGSGGTPAGGNLRVSNASFALTTCRLQGGSQRPPCNYNGGTSTQRIRIACDGGLPVHYDGAI, from the coding sequence ATGGCCCAGAGGGGACCCCACCCAACACTGCTGCTGGTCTTGCTGGCCGCGTGcctggctctggccaggggggagACGCTCTATGAGAAGTTCTTGAGGCAGCACGTCGATTACCCAAAGACTGCCGCCCCGGACACCAGGACCTACTGCAACCAGATGATGCAGCGCAGGGGCATGACCTCGCCAGTCTGCAAGTTCACCAACACCTTCATCCATGCCAGCGCTGCCAGCATCACCACCATCTGCGGCTCTGGGGGGACCCCGGCAGGTGGGAACCTGCGAGTCAGCAATGCCTCCTTCGCCCTCACCACCTGCCGGCTGCAGGGGGGATCACAGAGACCGCCCTGCAACTACAACGGGGGCACCAGCACCCAACGCATCCGCATCGCCTGTGATGGGGGGCTCCCTGTGCACTACGACGGAGCGATATAG